In a single window of the Tigriopus californicus strain San Diego chromosome 2, Tcal_SD_v2.1, whole genome shotgun sequence genome:
- the LOC131876894 gene encoding small ubiquitin-related modifier-like, which translates to MSENKDEAEYIKLKVVGQDSNEIHFRVKMSTQMGKLKKSYSERVGVPVSSLRFLFDGRRINDDETPKALEMEQDDVIEVYQEQTGGGGKGQAHPGAQ; encoded by the coding sequence ATGTCTGAGAACAAGGACGAGGCTGAGTATATCAAATTGAAGGTGGTGGGGCAGGATTCGAACGAGATCCACTTCCGCGTCAAGATGTCCACGCAGATGGGCAAGCTGAAGAAGTCCTATTCTGAGCGGGTGGGCGTGCCCGTGTCTTCGCTGCGGTTCCTGTTCGACGGTCGCCGCATCAACGACGATGAGACGCCCAAAGCCTTGGAAATGGAGCAAGACGACGTGATTGAGGTCTATCAGGAACAAACCGGGGGTGGTGGGAAAGGCCAGGCCCACCCAGGGGCTCAATAG